The genomic interval CTGGGTCAGCACCGGCCGCCACAGGCCATCGAGGTAGGTGATTTTCATGGCGTTGCCAGTCGACACGGTGTGCCGCCAGTGCCCGGCGGGCAACCCGAATTCGGTGGCGTTCACCCGTTCGAACGCCAGACCGGTGGACGCCCAGGAAACCGTATCGCCGGACGGGTAGGCGATGCTGGTCAGTCGTCCCATGGCATCGTAGCCGTAGCTGGTCGCATAGCCGTTTTCGTCGGTCGCCGAGCTGATCAGACCACGGTCGTCGATGACGGCCGTGTCGCTGGTGCCGTCCGCATAGGTGATGCCCTGCGGCATGCCGCGCTTCCAGCCGCTGATGCTGGTGGCATTGCCTTTCCCGTCTGTCACCTTCGACACCGTTCCGTCGGCGTTGTAGGCCACCGTCTGGATGGTCTTGCCGAACCGCGAAAAGCGCGTCGGCAGGGCCGTCGCCGGATCGTAGGTGTTGGCGGACATCTCCTTGGCATCGCCGGGCGCCGTCTTGGTGACGGAAGCGACCTGGCCGATGACCCACAGGTTGAGGTTGTCGTAGTACGCGGTGGCTTCGGTGCGGGTGTTGAACGCACTGGAGCGGATCACGCTGGTGGGGCGCGCGAACACGTCGAAGCTGTTCACTGCCATCTGGAAGGTATCGCCATCCTGGGTGATGGTGGTGCGCTTCAGCGGCCGAAGCCCTGCGATTGAGACGTCGTCGACGTTCGACCCGTGCCCAGAACCGACGAAGTTTGGAAACGGCTGATTGGCGACTTCATCGCTCGTGATGTAGTCGTTCTCGCTCTTGCTGAGGATATTCACTGTGTCCCCGGACGAACCGCTGGTGAAAGAGCCAGTCTCCACGCCCAGGTCCAGTCCTTCGTTCAAGTTGTACCATGCACCGAAGGTGTACCGCTTGAAGTCGTTTTCAGGGCCACGTACCTCGGTCTGCATCGACTTTCTGCACGCGGTCGGCGGCAGGTCCGAACGCTGGCAGGTCTCCGCAAAGGCCAGCGCACCTGCACCGATGTCATAGGTATACGACCATTGCATCGACGGCAGGCCAGGTCCGCTGATCGACTTGCTGACCAGGGTGAAGTTGTCCGAGAAGTTGGGGATGGTCAGATACTGATAACTGGTACTCGGACCCGCCGCATCCAGGAAGCTGTTGCACTGTTTGGGGATGTTGTGGCGGAAATGCCGCTTTACCGAGAACGCATAGGTTGCAGTGGCATTGCTCGGCAACGTGACGGCATAGGTAAAGTTTCCGGTAGACATCTCCGGCGCCGGGCAACGCGGAGGATTTTCATAGAGCGGCAAGGCAGGCGTCGGGGTAATGATCATGTCGCCGCTTTGCACGTAGCGGGACTGCGCATTATCCGGTTGCGTCACCGTCAACGACTTGTCGCCGTACGAATAGGTCCAGCTGCCGATGCTGGACTCGACCGCAGTGATGTTGGCACCAGAGGTTCCGGTCACACGAATGTAGCGGCCATCGCTGGCATCGATGCGCGACAACTGATCACCGTTGTAGGTGTAGGTGACCCAATTGCCGAAGCGATCCTCGACCCGCGTAGCCAGGAAAAATACCGCCAGGCGCGACATCGACGCGCTTGCGGAATAGTTGCCCAGACGCTTGGAGATGGATGGATGCGTCTTGCTGACCACCCAATCGAAGTAATACTTGTTGCCTTCCGGCGAAAGCGCCACGAATCCTTCGCCGGGATATCCGTTCTTGGTGCTCGCCAGGCACGAGAATCGCCAGAAGTCCTTGGTGATCCAGGGATAGCTGGTGCCGTTGCTCGGCGCTGGCAACTGAGTCGAAGGATCCTTGAGCATCTGGCGATCGCCAGAGCCCGGAATGTGCAGATTATTGCCTGACCAATAATCCCGCGAAGGAATGGTGTAGCTCGGTGGTTCTGCGGGCTGACTACAGCGGCTATTCGGGCTATTGCCGTAGACTTGCCAGCCGTTCGTGCTGAACACGCCCATCAGGTACGGCACATCGAGCGAACCGCCGACGCCGAAACCGCCAAGCTTCCCACTGCGTCCCACCCCGTCGTCTTCCACGACATGCGTGCGCTGCAGGCGAACGGGCAGGTTGCTGTTACCGGGGATGTCGATGTCCGTCCAGTTGAACACCACACTGCCGTTCTTCAGACTGACTTGCTCACCGAAGGAATCGACGCTCAAGCGCCCGATCTCCTGGGATTGCTTGATCCGTTCGACGTACTTCTGGTCGAACCGCAATTCGTCCGCGCCAGCAGTGGCCGCATACCCGAGGGCCAACAGCGCCACGCCTGCACGCAGCCGGAAGAACGTCTGGAACCTATCCATAGAGAAGTCTCAAGAAAGCAGTCGGCAACCAATGCGAGGCTGCAGCGCGCAGATAACCTGCGCGGCAGGGACATGGTCGGTATCTGGATGTGGTGCAGACCGGCACGCACCCGAAAAACGGCGCGCCAGTACAGGGCGATCGACTGCTAGGGCGGCAATCGCGACGGATTGCACAGCTGTGTGACAGGCAAGCCGGTGCCGAAGCGACAATCCATGTTTCCCCCTGGTTTCAATATGGTCCCTGGGGGATCACTGCGCGCACATGCCGTCCGCGTATCGCAGCCGCACGGCTACTCATTTGCTGCTGTCTGGATCCCCGACGGAACTGTGATAGAACACACCGGAGGCTGTCAAGGAGATTTTGCGGTCGCAGCATGCGCCGTGCTCAAACGGCGCACTACTTCTCCTTCCGCCAATTGATCGACCCACGGTTCTCCACTGTGCTCGATTCCACCTCCGCGTCGAAACCGCGGCCGAGCAGGTATTTCAGGGTCAAGACCGAGCCGCTGCCGATCAGCGACACGCCGTAGCTGACGTAGAGTTTCGGCGAGAGATACTTACCGAACCCGACCACCGAGCCGCCGAGGGTGCGCGACTGGCTGACGCCGGCATCGTCGAAGCCGAGTTTGGCGCCGAGTTGCGAGGCGAGCAGGCCGCTGCCGGCCGATAGTGCGCTGGCCGCGGCGGTCACCTGGTCGGCTTCGTCGCTGCTGGCGTTGCTGAGGCTGCGGCCCAGTACTAGGTACGACATCGCTTCGGATTGCGACATCGACGGGTCCGACCACACGTCGGCGCGCGGGGCGGTGGCGCGGCCGGTGACGTCGATACCGGCGGTGACGTCGCCGACCTTGCGTTGCGCGCGGATGTTGATGCGCGGATCGGAGACGATGTTGTTGCTCCAGGTCAACTGGCCGCGGGTGATGGTCAGGTCCTGGCCGTAGGCCTTGTACTGGCCGCTGACGTCCAGGCCGCCGGTGGCGGTCATCTCGCGGCCCTGGCGCGAACGTACTTGCATGGCGCCGGTCAGCGCGCCCTTCAGGCCGAAGCCGGCCATCTTGACCTGGTCGCCGAGCGTCACCCGCAGGTCCATTTCCAGCGGCGAGCTCGGCGCTTCTTCCGGATCGGCCGGGTCCAGGACCACCACGTCCTCGGACACCGAGGTACCGCGGTCCAGCCGTTCCAGGTCGATGTCCGCCGACGGCACGGTGACCTGGCCATTCAATGTCATGGTCTTGTTGGCGATGCCGAACTGCAGGTCGGGATTGGCCACCGCGCGCAGTTCGGCGGTGTTGGAGACCAGCACGTTGTTGCCGCGGATATTCAATTGCAGCGGCGTGGTGTCGCCGTACCAGGACAGGCCGCCGTCGACGTTGAGCGTGCCTTCGCCGGATTTGACCGAGGCGACGATCTTCGCCGAGCCGTCCGGCTGCGCGTCGAAGCGGCCCTTGCCTTCGCTCAGGGTCAGGCCCAGCGCCGGCAATTCGCCGGTGAAGTCGCTGAGCGTGGCGTCGCCGCCCATCGACGGTTGCGAGCGGGTGCCGCGCAGGCTGACATGGCCTTCGACCAGGCCCTTGGGCCGCACCAGATCGGGCGAGAACAACTCCATCCAGTACAGCCGCGACATGTTCATGTAGATCTCGCCGGTGAGCGGCGCGTACGCGTCCCAGCCGGTGTCCACGGTGGCGTCGATGAAGCCGTCGCCCTGGAAGCCGACGCCGAGCTTGGAATGGATGTGCTGCGCGGTGAAATCGGTGACGAAACTGAACTGGTCGTAGCGCACCAGTTCGCCGCGCGCGTTGTCGCCCAGGCGCAGGCCGCCTTCGCGCGAGGCCAGCCGCAGCGATCCCTGCCACGCGTTGCCGGCCGGCTTGAAGCTGCCGTCGAGGGTGAGTTCGCCGCGCAGGTACATCTTGCGGCCGCTGTTGGGTGGCAGCCACGGCTGCACCAGCGACAGCGGCAGCGCGTCTCCGCGCACGGTCAGACCCTGCTTTGGCCAGTTGGCGGCCAAACACAGGGCACCGCCGCCGGCCGCGCCGAGGCAGGTGTCGGAAAGCGTAAAGGCGCTGCCGGCGATGGCGAACGTGGCCGGCTGCCGCAACTGCCACGGCTCGCCCTTGGCCGGTGCCACGCGCAGCGTGCTCACGCCGCCCTGCCAGCGCGCGCCGTCGCGGCGCAGCTGACCGGCAACGGCGAGCGCGCCCATGTCGTTGCGGGTATCGGCGTCGAGCTGCAGGTTTTCCACGGCGCCGCGTGCATCCACGCGCAACGTCTCCAGCGCCACCCCGGCGCTGATCGCGCTGCCGCGCAACGCCAGTTCGCCGCCGCTGCCGCGCCACGGCAGGCGCCCGCGCAGGCTGACACTGTCGGCGCCGTAGCTGTCCCACTTCAGGCCGTTGCCGGTGAGATCGGCGGTGAGGTCGGGCGCATCGCGGCGGCCCTTGACCTGCACGCTGCCGCGCAGGCTGCCGGCGGCGCCGGGCAGCAGATCGGCCAATTGCAGCGGCTGCAGCTGCGCATCGATGTCGAGCTGGTCGCCGACCTTGCCCTGCGCCTGCACGCGGCTGTCGCCCAGCGCCAGTTGCAGCTTGCCTTCGCCCTGCTCGCCCTGCAGCGCGAACTTGCCGTTGGCATCCAAAGGGCGGCTGCGCAGCTTGCCGTTCAAACGCGGCACGTCGAGGCTGGCCTGGTAGCCGGCGGCGCTGCCATCGGCATGCGCCGGCAACTGCTTGCCCTTAGACGCGAACTGGCCGGACAGGTTGCCGTCCCAGCCCGGCGCGAAATAACCGGGATCGAAGCCGGCCAGCGTGGCGTTCACGTCCCAACTGAGTTCCGGCGCCCAGGCCACTTCGCCGCCGAGGTCGAGCGTGCCACTGGGCATCTTCGCCTGCACCTGCGCCAGTTGCGCGCGCTGGTCGTTGCCGCGCACGTCCAGATGCAGTTCGGCGCTGTCCTTGCCGCGCGAGACGGTGGCTTCGCCGTAGGTCGCCCACTGTTTCAGCGTGCCGGCCAGGCCGAGGTTGGCGTCGACCAGCTTGATCGGTACAGCCGGCGCATCCGGCGTGGACGGGTCCGGGGCGGTGGCGAAATTCAGGCCGCTGGCGTTGACCGAAAAGCGGAACGTGGCGTTGTCCCGATCGCGGAAATCGGCCGTGCCGCGCAGCCGCGCCTGGCCGTCGAAGGCCCGCAGCTGCAGCGGCGCGACGGTCAGCACCTGGTTGTCCAGGCGCACGTTGGAGGGGTCCAGCGTGAGCTTCTGCTCGCCATACGCGAGCTGGCCCTGCAGCTTGGCATCGCCACCCTTGCCCGATGCGCTCAGGTCGAACGCGATCGGCTCGCTGGTCGCCGCGGCGTCGCCGGGCGGCACGAACAGCGACGGGTCCAGCGCTTTGCTGCTCGCCGCGAACTGCCAGGTGGGATCGGTGCGGCCGGTGAACACCAGCGTGGCGCGCAGCGGCGCGGGCGCGTTGCCGGCGATCGCCACTTCCATCTTGTCCAGATCGCCGCGCGCGACCAGCCCCAGCCGCGCCGGGGTGCGTCCGCGCGCGGCCGGCAAGACCGCGCTGGCGGTGAGGTTGGCCTTGTAGTCCTGCGCCGGCACGTAATCGCCATCGACGCGGAAATCGCCGCGGTCGCTGGTCACCAGCAACTGCCTGGCGCGAAATTCGCCATTGGCCACTTCGATGCCACCGCGCAGCGTGTGGATATCGATCATCGGCTGCTGCGCCTGGGTGATGCGCAGGGCATCGATCACGATGCGATCGGCCTGCAGCGCCAGCGGCACTTCGATCTGCGGCAACGACTGCGGCCAGCTCGGCAGCTCGAACGGCTCGTCGCTCTTGGCCAGGTTGAGCGTGGCGTTCTTCAGCTGCAACGCATCGAGCTGCAGCTTGCGCCCGAGCAGCGGGCGGATGTCCGGATCCAGGTAGGCGCGCTCGGCGCTGAAGTGGATCTGGTCGTAGCGGAAATCCAGGTTGTACAGGGTCAGCGGGCCGGCCAGCGGACCTTCTGCGCGCTCCCAGGTCAGCGAGGATCCCGCGGGCAGCCGCGCCACGATCTGCGCCAGCAACACGTCGCGCCCGGCCACGGTCTGCAGCAGCCAGTACAGCGCCAGCAAGGCCAGCAGGCCGAGCCCAGCGACGGTCAGCGCCGAGCCCCACCAGAAGCGTTTGCGCCGGTAGAAGCGCGGGCGCCGCGGCGGCGGCGCAGGCGTGTCGGAGCCGGTCGCGCTCACAGATTGGCTCCGATGTTGAGGTACAGCTGGAACTGCGAGTCGGGGTCGTTCAGACCATGCGCGATGTCCACCCGCACCGGTCCCACCGGCGAGCGCCAGCGCACGCCGAAGCCGACGCCGGTGTGCCAGTCGGGGGTGTCGTCGAAGGCGCTGCCGCTGTCGACGAACACCGCGCCGCCCCACGGCCCGCCCTTGAAGTACTGCTCGTATTCGGCGCTGCCGGTGAGCACATGCTTGGCGCCGAGCGCGAAGCGGTCCGGCTTGGCGGTGCGCGGGCCGACCTCGCGGAAGGCGTAGCCGCGGATGCTGTTGTCGCCGCCGGCGAAGAAACGCAGGCTCGGCGGCATCGCCACCAGCGCATTGGTCCAGGTGCTGCCGGCTTCGCCGCGCAGGATCAGGCGGCTGTTGTCGCCAAGGCCCTGGAACCAGTTCAGGCGCAGGTGCGCCTGGGTGAAGCTGGCATCCGAGCCCAGCCCTTCGGCGCCGGCGCGCAGGCTGACGTTGCCGCTGAAGCCCTTGCGCGGGAACACCTTGTCGTCCACGCCTACGTAGTCGGCTTCGATCTGCGGATAGACCAGCGTGGAGTATTGGTACAGCGCGCCGTCGAACACGTCGTCGGTGGCGTAGCGCCAGCGCTCGCGCAGCGCATTGAGCGAGGCAGTCGCGGTCCAGTGTTCGTTGATCTCGCCGCTGCGGCTACCGGTGAGCTTGAGGTTGCGCAGGTCGATGTAGTCGGTCTGCTCGTCGTAGGCGCGCAGCGAGGCGGTGTACCAGCCGTCGAGCCAACGGAACGCCGGCACCCGGTAGCTGGTGATCAGGCTCTTGCGCTTTTGCGCGTAGTCCAGCTGGGTGCTGAGCTTGTGTCCGCGCGCGTTGACGTAGCGGCGGTCCACGCCCAGCCGCACGCCGGCGCCGCTCTCGCTGCCGTAGCTGATGCCGCTGGTGTAGATGCTGCGCTTGGCGCGGGTCAGGTTCACGTCGACCGGCACATTGCCGTTGGCGTCGGCCTCTTCGGGCTTGGGCTGGATATCGACGGTGCTGAAATAGTCGAGCTTGACCAGCGACTCGCGCAGCCGGTCGAGCTTGCCTTCGTGGTAGTAGCTGCCTTCGTCCCAGTACACCAGCGGATCGAACAGGCCCTGATTGAAATAATCCTGGTGGAAGCGGATCGCGCCCATGTTGTAGCGGCGGCCGCTGTCCCAGCTCAGGTCGATGTCGGCGGCATGGTCGGCGCGGGTCACCTCGACCCTGCGCTGGGTGAAGTCGGCATCGAAGTAACCGCGCTCGGCCAGGCGCCGGGTGATGGTGACCTTGCTGGTCTCGTAGGTGGTGTGGTTGAAGACCTCGCCGGTCTTGGGATGGAACTTCTGCAGGTCTTCGCCCAGGTAGCTGTCGTCCTCGGCCGGCCCGGTGATGCCCACCTGGAAGTTGCGCACCCGCACCGGCTCGCCCTTGTCCACGTGCAGGGTGACGGTCAGCTTGTCGTCGTTGCGCGGCGCCTCGACGGTGATGGTCGGGGTGTAATAGCCGAACGGCTCCAGCGCCTGCCGGGTCTGCCGCTCGGCCTGGCTCAGCAGGTACTCCAGGCGCGACTCGCCCTGGACCTTGCCGATGGCCTGGTACAGCGACAGCGAGACTTCGATGTTCTCGATCATCGCCGCGTCGTCGTCCTTGTCCAGGCCTTGTATCTGGACTTTTTCAATCGTGCCGCGCGCTTGAACGAAGCCGGCCAGCGACAGCAAGGACAGGAGCAGGGCGAGGCGGGGGATGGATCGCATGGGCGCCAGAATACCGACACACCGTGTGAAGCTGTTAACTAGACGTTGGCTTGCATCTGCCGGCGAGGTCGCGTAAGCGGGTGGCGAGGGCGTCGCTGCCAGAGTCCGGCGCGGCATCGGCGACCGCGTCGGCGCTGGCGTTTCGCGTCGATGCAGCGTGGTCCGCGGTGCGCCAGGGTGGGTTGCCGCCCGCGCGGCGCAGAGAGCGGGCGTGGGACCGAGGAGCGGGCAGCAGACGACGTATTCCTCCGCGCGACGAAACCGCACAAGCCCCGTGTGCCCAGCGGCCACCCTCTGCAGCTTGCCAATCCGCGCCGGCCGCGCCACGCTGGCGCGATCGTCATCCCCTGCAAGGACGTGCAGTGTCCACCGTGATCGAAACCGCGCGTCTGCGCCTGCGCTTGCTGGACCCGGACCGCGACGCCGCGGCGATGTTGGCGCTGCTCAACGACCCAGGCTTCCTGGCCCACATCGGCGACCGCGGGGTGCGCGACGAGGCCCAGGCACGCCGCTACCTCGCCGACGGGGCGGTGCTCAGCTACGCCCAGAACGGCTTTGGCCTGTACGCCGTGGAACGCCGCGACGACGACGCCTGGCTCGGCGTGGCCGGCCTGGTGTTGCGCCCCACCCTGCCCTGCCCGGACCTGGGCTATGCCCTGCTGCGGCTTTACGAAGGCCATGGCTATGCCAGCGAAGCCGCGCGCGCGGTGTTGGCATACGCGCAAGACACCCTGGCGCTGCCACGCCTGTGCGCGATCGTGGCGCCAGACAACGCGCGCTCGACGCGGCTGTTGGAGGCGCTTGGTTTCACCGCAGCGACCCGCATGCGGGTCGCTGCGGATGCGCATGAGGTCGCGTTGTACGCACGCGACCTGTCCGCCGCGAACGCACGGCAAGGGCTTGAGCCTTGAATACGCTGGAATCGCTGCAATTGCTGGCGCGCTACAACCAGTGGATGAACGAGCGCGTGTACGCGGCCGCGGCGACCCTGCCGGAACAGGTGATGGTGCAACCACGCGGCGCGTTCTTCGGCTCGCTGCTGGGCACGCTCAACCACCTGGTGGTGGCCGATACGATCTGGCTGCAGCGCTTCGCCCAGCATCCGGCGCAGTACCCGGCATTGCGCGCGATCGCCGCCGCTCCGGTTCCCGCCGCGCTGGATGCAGTGCAGGCCGCAACCCTGGCTGCCCTCTTGATTCAGCGCCAGGCGCTGGACGCTACCATCGCCACCTGGATGACGCAGGTGAGCGCCGCGGACCTGGACATCGCGTTGCCCTACCGCAACACCCGCGGCGACGCCCATTGTCGGCGCTTCGGCGATGTACTGCTGCATTTCTTCAATCACCAGACCCACCACCGCGGCCAGGCCAGTACCTTGCTCAACCAGGCCGGTGCGGAGGTGGGCGTGACCGATCTGCTGGTGTTGATTCCGCAGATGGAGACCGAATGAGGATCGATGCAGCCGGTGGCGCGACAGTCGTACGGGCTATCGGTATGGAGACAGCAAGATCCGAGCGCTTGGCGTCGTCAAGCGGATGACAGAAACGACTCTCGGTATCACTTTCGGCTAGTCGCCGGCATCACCCTGATGCCAAAGACGCGCTAGCGGCAGGTGCCAGCCCGCTGCTGTGACTGCCTACTACGTAGCAATGGCGCTATGGCGTTGCGCTCTGCCCCTGCAATGCGGCAACGATCTCGCGCAGCTCCGCCACCTCGGCCTCCAGCGCCTGCACCCGCGCCTCCAACTCATCATTGCCGGATGCAGCCGGGCGCGCCTTGAACGATGCCGCCAACGCCTCCGCATCGACCGGCCCGCCGAGCAGATGCATGTAGCGATCCTCGCGCTGGCCGCTGCCGCGCGGCAACTGCACCACCAACTGGCGCTGCGCCAGGCGCTCCAGCTGATGCCGCACGTCTTCGGCATCGGCGAACCGCGCCATGCGTTCGGCCCGCGCCAGGAGTTCGTTCGCCGTCTGCGGGCCGCGCAGCAACAGCAGCCCGATCAGGATCACCTGCTGCTGGGTCAGGTCCAATGCCGCTGCCAAC from Xanthomonas sp. DAR 34887 carries:
- a CDS encoding DinB family protein; protein product: MNTLESLQLLARYNQWMNERVYAAAATLPEQVMVQPRGAFFGSLLGTLNHLVVADTIWLQRFAQHPAQYPALRAIAAAPVPAALDAVQAATLAALLIQRQALDATIATWMTQVSAADLDIALPYRNTRGDAHCRRFGDVLLHFFNHQTHHRGQASTLLNQAGAEVGVTDLLVLIPQMETE
- a CDS encoding YceH family protein; this translates as MTDTSTPPVLSAVEARALGCLIEKEATTPDAYPLTVNATVVAANQKTSREPVMSLNPGDVQHALRQLEGHGLARQQFSSRAVRYEHRLAAALDLTQQQVILIGLLLLRGPQTANELLARAERMARFADAEDVRHQLERLAQRQLVVQLPRGSGQREDRYMHLLGGPVDAEALAASFKARPAASGNDELEARVQALEAEVAELREIVAALQGQSATP
- a CDS encoding autotransporter assembly complex protein TamA, with protein sequence MRSIPRLALLLSLLSLAGFVQARGTIEKVQIQGLDKDDDAAMIENIEVSLSLYQAIGKVQGESRLEYLLSQAERQTRQALEPFGYYTPTITVEAPRNDDKLTVTLHVDKGEPVRVRNFQVGITGPAEDDSYLGEDLQKFHPKTGEVFNHTTYETSKVTITRRLAERGYFDADFTQRRVEVTRADHAADIDLSWDSGRRYNMGAIRFHQDYFNQGLFDPLVYWDEGSYYHEGKLDRLRESLVKLDYFSTVDIQPKPEEADANGNVPVDVNLTRAKRSIYTSGISYGSESGAGVRLGVDRRYVNARGHKLSTQLDYAQKRKSLITSYRVPAFRWLDGWYTASLRAYDEQTDYIDLRNLKLTGSRSGEINEHWTATASLNALRERWRYATDDVFDGALYQYSTLVYPQIEADYVGVDDKVFPRKGFSGNVSLRAGAEGLGSDASFTQAHLRLNWFQGLGDNSRLILRGEAGSTWTNALVAMPPSLRFFAGGDNSIRGYAFREVGPRTAKPDRFALGAKHVLTGSAEYEQYFKGGPWGGAVFVDSGSAFDDTPDWHTGVGFGVRWRSPVGPVRVDIAHGLNDPDSQFQLYLNIGANL
- a CDS encoding translocation/assembly module TamB domain-containing protein, whose protein sequence is MSATGSDTPAPPPRRPRFYRRKRFWWGSALTVAGLGLLALLALYWLLQTVAGRDVLLAQIVARLPAGSSLTWERAEGPLAGPLTLYNLDFRYDQIHFSAERAYLDPDIRPLLGRKLQLDALQLKNATLNLAKSDEPFELPSWPQSLPQIEVPLALQADRIVIDALRITQAQQPMIDIHTLRGGIEVANGEFRARQLLVTSDRGDFRVDGDYVPAQDYKANLTASAVLPAARGRTPARLGLVARGDLDKMEVAIAGNAPAPLRATLVFTGRTDPTWQFAASSKALDPSLFVPPGDAAATSEPIAFDLSASGKGGDAKLQGQLAYGEQKLTLDPSNVRLDNQVLTVAPLQLRAFDGQARLRGTADFRDRDNATFRFSVNASGLNFATAPDPSTPDAPAVPIKLVDANLGLAGTLKQWATYGEATVSRGKDSAELHLDVRGNDQRAQLAQVQAKMPSGTLDLGGEVAWAPELSWDVNATLAGFDPGYFAPGWDGNLSGQFASKGKQLPAHADGSAAGYQASLDVPRLNGKLRSRPLDANGKFALQGEQGEGKLQLALGDSRVQAQGKVGDQLDIDAQLQPLQLADLLPGAAGSLRGSVQVKGRRDAPDLTADLTGNGLKWDSYGADSVSLRGRLPWRGSGGELALRGSAISAGVALETLRVDARGAVENLQLDADTRNDMGALAVAGQLRRDGARWQGGVSTLRVAPAKGEPWQLRQPATFAIAGSAFTLSDTCLGAAGGGALCLAANWPKQGLTVRGDALPLSLVQPWLPPNSGRKMYLRGELTLDGSFKPAGNAWQGSLRLASREGGLRLGDNARGELVRYDQFSFVTDFTAQHIHSKLGVGFQGDGFIDATVDTGWDAYAPLTGEIYMNMSRLYWMELFSPDLVRPKGLVEGHVSLRGTRSQPSMGGDATLSDFTGELPALGLTLSEGKGRFDAQPDGSAKIVASVKSGEGTLNVDGGLSWYGDTTPLQLNIRGNNVLVSNTAELRAVANPDLQFGIANKTMTLNGQVTVPSADIDLERLDRGTSVSEDVVVLDPADPEEAPSSPLEMDLRVTLGDQVKMAGFGLKGALTGAMQVRSRQGREMTATGGLDVSGQYKAYGQDLTITRGQLTWSNNIVSDPRINIRAQRKVGDVTAGIDVTGRATAPRADVWSDPSMSQSEAMSYLVLGRSLSNASSDEADQVTAAASALSAGSGLLASQLGAKLGFDDAGVSQSRTLGGSVVGFGKYLSPKLYVSYGVSLIGSGSVLTLKYLLGRGFDAEVESSTVENRGSINWRKEK
- a CDS encoding GNAT family N-acetyltransferase — its product is MSTVIETARLRLRLLDPDRDAAAMLALLNDPGFLAHIGDRGVRDEAQARRYLADGAVLSYAQNGFGLYAVERRDDDAWLGVAGLVLRPTLPCPDLGYALLRLYEGHGYASEAARAVLAYAQDTLALPRLCAIVAPDNARSTRLLEALGFTAATRMRVAADAHEVALYARDLSAANARQGLEP
- a CDS encoding RHS repeat domain-containing protein, with the translated sequence MDRFQTFFRLRAGVALLALGYAATAGADELRFDQKYVERIKQSQEIGRLSVDSFGEQVSLKNGSVVFNWTDIDIPGNSNLPVRLQRTHVVEDDGVGRSGKLGGFGVGGSLDVPYLMGVFSTNGWQVYGNSPNSRCSQPAEPPSYTIPSRDYWSGNNLHIPGSGDRQMLKDPSTQLPAPSNGTSYPWITKDFWRFSCLASTKNGYPGEGFVALSPEGNKYYFDWVVSKTHPSISKRLGNYSASASMSRLAVFFLATRVEDRFGNWVTYTYNGDQLSRIDASDGRYIRVTGTSGANITAVESSIGSWTYSYGDKSLTVTQPDNAQSRYVQSGDMIITPTPALPLYENPPRCPAPEMSTGNFTYAVTLPSNATATYAFSVKRHFRHNIPKQCNSFLDAAGPSTSYQYLTIPNFSDNFTLVSKSISGPGLPSMQWSYTYDIGAGALAFAETCQRSDLPPTACRKSMQTEVRGPENDFKRYTFGAWYNLNEGLDLGVETGSFTSGSSGDTVNILSKSENDYITSDEVANQPFPNFVGSGHGSNVDDVSIAGLRPLKRTTITQDGDTFQMAVNSFDVFARPTSVIRSSAFNTRTEATAYYDNLNLWVIGQVASVTKTAPGDAKEMSANTYDPATALPTRFSRFGKTIQTVAYNADGTVSKVTDGKGNATSISGWKRGMPQGITYADGTSDTAVIDDRGLISSATDENGYATSYGYDAMGRLTSIAYPSGDTVSWASTGLAFERVNATEFGLPAGHWRHTVSTGNAMKITYLDGLWRPVLTQEYDAANVGATQRFSRFTYDHQGHTLFASYPGTSDQLSAGTWTQYDALGRTTSVSQDSELGLLTTKTDYLPASQMRVTNPRGNQTLSGYQVFDRPGYDAPVWFQHPEGATTEINRDVFGKPLSIRRRDANGTVSVTRSYIYDTYQQLCKTVEPETGATANGYDAAGNLVWSAAGLSLPSTTSCDADSAFASGRRVDRSYDVRNRIKALSFPDGNGNQAWSYWPDGAVKQITTTNNGIATYNSYAYNKRRLLIAESQGQADGETWALGYAYDANGNLAAHRYPSGQTVDYAPNALGQPTKAGSYATGVSYYPNGAIKQFTYGNGIVHTLTQNARQLPDTSQDAYGGTAFLSDGYDYDANGNVAGISDGATGRNQRGNRTMTYDGLDRLTKAESPMFGTATYGYDVLDNLTHVVAPGRDHYYCYDTNWQLTNVKTGSCGGSTVIGMSYDPQGNLSNKNGQAFVFDYGNRLRQATGKESYRYDGNGRRTLAVQSAGNIGSLYDQAGALRFQKNQRQSKSTDYILLGGSLVAEADWPLGQLASVKDYVNWNPVSGATRYVVEESVDGVTWTSVYEGTDPSWTSLARPSGTYSYRVSACMSDGTCAAVANVAHTQRPAFDIVPLLYQLLLN